A single genomic interval of Electrophorus electricus isolate fEleEle1 chromosome 4, fEleEle1.pri, whole genome shotgun sequence harbors:
- the bcar1 gene encoding breast cancer anti-estrogen resistance protein 1 isoform X1: MSVPVFCKMFHCLQGAPAENVLAKALYDNVAESPDELSFRKGDIMTVLERDTQGLDGWWLCSLHGRQGIVPGNRLKILVGMYDKQQQPSTPSPAQSHLSLPANAYTKPSPAAQYTAMHPAAPCTSLPGLYQVPAGSQGSQPKAPALTQKQGPGKYHAGGQDIYQVPPSMGGPGQEVYQVPHTAGGQDVYQVPPSMNQKPDIYQIPPSLDKRSWDSSKTLGKVVVPTRVGQMYVYDTPKMDQDEYDVPRHLPPSQEIYDVPPTRAQYNQQVYDTPPMAMKGPISRDAQEVYDTPPSIDKNQLLSQQMVYDFPPSVSKDVPDGPIREETYDIPPHFAKLKSLDCQIAASSEPPIPEDVYDVPPPPLTGKLQQEIYDIPTSLRKGGLPEQHATDVYDIPRERGPPGEESGDYIYDVPPQVVRDAAGSEELTVSFKRLSASSTGSTRSNLSTSSLDMVPVRESAGPARLLPLDLDQAMERLSRLQQGVESSASLLMSFISGNWRSATQMESNLPAIRQASERLRASVRDLLEFARGAVANAAQATDRTLQAKLSKQVQKMEEAFQSLVKHSQALDALGWAPAALMVPPAGGGGDDLDRLVMCARGVPDDTKQLASFLHGNASLLFKRTNKQQQLPLPPVPHISDPMGQLTNNNNGSAYQTATPERANIQSRPLPSPPKFTAEEETPDRPYEVTGEGWMEDYDYVHLQGKEEFEKNQRQLLEKGNITRQNKTQLEQQQLKQFERLEQEVTRPINNDISGWTPPTHYPPPSRSKLCVGDRQLLLFYSEQCEANITTLTNAIDAFFSSINNNQPPKIFVAHSKFVILSAHKLVFIGDTLSRQAKCPEVRSRVAQHSNVLCDKLKDIVVSTKTAALQYPSPGAARDMTERVRELAGCTQQFRMALNQMLTM, translated from the exons CGGCTGGTGGCTCTGCTCGCTGCATGGCCGGCAAGGCATTGTCCCGGGCAACCGGCTCAAGATCCTGGTGGGCATGTATGACAAGCAGCAGCAGCCTTCCACACCCAGCCCTGCCCAGAGCCACCTAAGCCTGCCAGCCAACGCCTACACCAAGCCCTCGCCGGCTGCTCAGTACACCGCCATGCACCCGGCCGCGCCTTGCACCAGCCTGCCCGGCCTGTACCAGGTGCCCGCCGGCTCCCAGGGGTCCCAGCCCAAGGCCCCCGctctcacacagaaacaagGCCCAGGCAAGTATCATGCAGGTGGGCAGGACATCTATCAGGTGCCCCCCTCCATGGGGGGTCCCGGCCAGGAGGTCTACCAGGTGCCGCACACAGCAGGAGGGCAGGACGTGTACCAGGTGCCCCCCTCTATGAACCAGAAGCCAGACATCTACCAGATCCCTCCGTCCTTGGACAAGAGGAGCTGGGACTCCTCCAAGACCTTGGGGAAG GTGGTGGTGCCCACTCGGGTTGGCCAGATGTACGTGTATGACACACCCAAGATGGATCAGGATGAGTATGACGTTCCCCGCCATCTGCCTCCCTCCCAGGAGATCTACGATGTCCCGCCCACCCGCGCCCAATACAATCAGCAG GTGTATGATACTCCTCCCATGGCAATGAAAGGCCCAATCAGCAGAGATGCACAGGAAGTCTATGACACACCCCCAAGCATCGACAAAAACCAGCTGCTTTCCCAGCAAATG GTGTATGATTTCCCTCCATCGGTGAGCAAGGACGTTCCTGATGGTCCCATTAGGGAGGAGACGTACGATATCCCCCCTCACTTTGCCAAACTGAAGAGTCTCGACTGTCAAATCGCTGCCAGTTCAGAACCACCAATCCCCGAAGACGTGTATGACGTGCCGCCTCCCCCTCTCACTGGGAAGCTCCAGCAGGAGATCTACGACATTCCCACCAGTCTGCGCAAGGGTGGCCTGCCCGAGCAGCATGCTACCGATGTCTACGATATCCCCCGTGAGCGCGGGCCGCCGGGCGAGGAGTCGGGCGACTACATCTACGACGTGCCCCCGCAAGTGGTGCGCGACGCGGCGGGCTCCGAGGAGCTAACGGTCAGCTTCAAGCGCCTGTCGGCCTCCAGCACGGGGAGCACGCGCAGCAACCTGTCCACGTCCTCGCTGGATATGGTACCGGTGCGCGAGAGCGCCGGGCCGGCCCGGCTGCTTCCGCTGGACCTGGACCAGGCCATGGAGCGCCTGTCCCGCCTGCAGCAGGGCGTGGAGAGCTCCGCCTCCCTGCTCATGTCCTTCATCAGCGGCAACTGGCGCAGCGCCACGCAGATGGAGTCCAACCTGCCCGCCATCCGGCAGGCGTCCGAGCGCTTGCGTGCCTCCGTCAGGGACCTTCTGGAGTTTGCCCGTGGGGCTGTGGCCAATGCCGCCCAAGCCACGGACCGCACGTTGCAGGCCAAGCTCAGCAAGCAGGTGCAGAAGATGGAGGAGGCCTTCCAGAGCCTGGTAAAGCATAGCCAGGCGCTGGACGCCCTGGGGTGGGCCCCTGCCGCCCTCATGGTGCCCCCTGCGGGCGGAGGAGGGGACGACTTGGACCGGCTGGTCATGTGCGCCCGGGGCGTGCCCGACGACACCAAGCAGCTGGCGTCTTTTCTCCATGGCAACGCTTCGTTGCTCTTCAAAAGGACAaacaagcagcagcagctgccgCTGCCTCCCGTGCCGCACATCAGTGACCCGATGGGTCAGTtgaccaacaacaacaacggcTCGGCCTATCAGACGGCTACACCTGAGAGGGCCAACATCCAGTCCCGCCCACTGCCCTCGCCGCCCAAGTTCACGGCCGAGGAGGAGACTCCCGACCGGCCGTACGAGGTCACAGGGGAGGGCTGGATGGAGGACTATGACTATGTGCACTTACAG GGTAAGGAGGAGTTCGAGAAGAACCAGAGACAGCTTCTTGAGAAGGGGAACATCACCAGACAAAATAAGACTCAGCTGGAGCAACAGCAG CTCAAACAGTTCGAGAGGTTGGAACAGGAAGTGACCCGCCCGATCAACAATGACATCTCTGGCTGGACTCCGCCCACACACTATCCGCCACCGTCGCGCAGCAAGCTATGCGTGGGCGACCGGCAGCTGTTACTCTTCTATTCGGAGCAGTGTGAGGCCAACATCACCACGCTAACCAATGCCATCGATGccttcttctcctccatcaACAACAACCAGCCTCCCAAGATCTTCGTCGCCCACAGCAAGTTCGTCATCCTCAGCGCCCACAAGCTGGTCTTCATCGGAGACACGCTCTCGCGGCAGGCCAAGTGTCCCGAGGTGCGCAGCCGAGTGGCCCAGCACAGCAACGTCCTCTGCGACAAGCTCAAAGACATTGTGGTGAGCACCAAGACTGCAGCCCTGCAATACCCCTCGCCGGGGGCAGCCCGGGACATGACCGAGCGGGTACGGGAGCTGGCAGGC
- the bcar1 gene encoding breast cancer anti-estrogen resistance protein 1 isoform X4, translating into MSVPNVLAKALYDNVAESPDELSFRKGDIMTVLERDTQGLDGWWLCSLHGRQGIVPGNRLKILVGMYDKQQQPSTPSPAQSHLSLPANAYTKPSPAAQYTAMHPAAPCTSLPGLYQVPAGSQGSQPKAPALTQKQGPGKYHAGGQDIYQVPPSMGGPGQEVYQVPHTAGGQDVYQVPPSMNQKPDIYQIPPSLDKRSWDSSKTLGKVVVPTRVGQMYVYDTPKMDQDEYDVPRHLPPSQEIYDVPPTRAQYNQQVYDTPPMAMKGPISRDAQEVYDTPPSIDKNQLLSQQMVYDFPPSVSKDVPDGPIREETYDIPPHFAKLKSLDCQIAASSEPPIPEDVYDVPPPPLTGKLQQEIYDIPTSLRKGGLPEQHATDVYDIPRERGPPGEESGDYIYDVPPQVVRDAAGSEELTVSFKRLSASSTGSTRSNLSTSSLDMVPVRESAGPARLLPLDLDQAMERLSRLQQGVESSASLLMSFISGNWRSATQMESNLPAIRQASERLRASVRDLLEFARGAVANAAQATDRTLQAKLSKQVQKMEEAFQSLVKHSQALDALGWAPAALMVPPAGGGGDDLDRLVMCARGVPDDTKQLASFLHGNASLLFKRTNKQQQLPLPPVPHISDPMGQLTNNNNGSAYQTATPERANIQSRPLPSPPKFTAEEETPDRPYEVTGEGWMEDYDYVHLQGKEEFEKNQRQLLEKGNITRQNKTQLEQQQLKQFERLEQEVTRPINNDISGWTPPTHYPPPSRSKLCVGDRQLLLFYSEQCEANITTLTNAIDAFFSSINNNQPPKIFVAHSKFVILSAHKLVFIGDTLSRQAKCPEVRSRVAQHSNVLCDKLKDIVVSTKTAALQYPSPGAARDMTERVRELAGCTQQFRMALNQMLTM; encoded by the exons CGGCTGGTGGCTCTGCTCGCTGCATGGCCGGCAAGGCATTGTCCCGGGCAACCGGCTCAAGATCCTGGTGGGCATGTATGACAAGCAGCAGCAGCCTTCCACACCCAGCCCTGCCCAGAGCCACCTAAGCCTGCCAGCCAACGCCTACACCAAGCCCTCGCCGGCTGCTCAGTACACCGCCATGCACCCGGCCGCGCCTTGCACCAGCCTGCCCGGCCTGTACCAGGTGCCCGCCGGCTCCCAGGGGTCCCAGCCCAAGGCCCCCGctctcacacagaaacaagGCCCAGGCAAGTATCATGCAGGTGGGCAGGACATCTATCAGGTGCCCCCCTCCATGGGGGGTCCCGGCCAGGAGGTCTACCAGGTGCCGCACACAGCAGGAGGGCAGGACGTGTACCAGGTGCCCCCCTCTATGAACCAGAAGCCAGACATCTACCAGATCCCTCCGTCCTTGGACAAGAGGAGCTGGGACTCCTCCAAGACCTTGGGGAAG GTGGTGGTGCCCACTCGGGTTGGCCAGATGTACGTGTATGACACACCCAAGATGGATCAGGATGAGTATGACGTTCCCCGCCATCTGCCTCCCTCCCAGGAGATCTACGATGTCCCGCCCACCCGCGCCCAATACAATCAGCAG GTGTATGATACTCCTCCCATGGCAATGAAAGGCCCAATCAGCAGAGATGCACAGGAAGTCTATGACACACCCCCAAGCATCGACAAAAACCAGCTGCTTTCCCAGCAAATG GTGTATGATTTCCCTCCATCGGTGAGCAAGGACGTTCCTGATGGTCCCATTAGGGAGGAGACGTACGATATCCCCCCTCACTTTGCCAAACTGAAGAGTCTCGACTGTCAAATCGCTGCCAGTTCAGAACCACCAATCCCCGAAGACGTGTATGACGTGCCGCCTCCCCCTCTCACTGGGAAGCTCCAGCAGGAGATCTACGACATTCCCACCAGTCTGCGCAAGGGTGGCCTGCCCGAGCAGCATGCTACCGATGTCTACGATATCCCCCGTGAGCGCGGGCCGCCGGGCGAGGAGTCGGGCGACTACATCTACGACGTGCCCCCGCAAGTGGTGCGCGACGCGGCGGGCTCCGAGGAGCTAACGGTCAGCTTCAAGCGCCTGTCGGCCTCCAGCACGGGGAGCACGCGCAGCAACCTGTCCACGTCCTCGCTGGATATGGTACCGGTGCGCGAGAGCGCCGGGCCGGCCCGGCTGCTTCCGCTGGACCTGGACCAGGCCATGGAGCGCCTGTCCCGCCTGCAGCAGGGCGTGGAGAGCTCCGCCTCCCTGCTCATGTCCTTCATCAGCGGCAACTGGCGCAGCGCCACGCAGATGGAGTCCAACCTGCCCGCCATCCGGCAGGCGTCCGAGCGCTTGCGTGCCTCCGTCAGGGACCTTCTGGAGTTTGCCCGTGGGGCTGTGGCCAATGCCGCCCAAGCCACGGACCGCACGTTGCAGGCCAAGCTCAGCAAGCAGGTGCAGAAGATGGAGGAGGCCTTCCAGAGCCTGGTAAAGCATAGCCAGGCGCTGGACGCCCTGGGGTGGGCCCCTGCCGCCCTCATGGTGCCCCCTGCGGGCGGAGGAGGGGACGACTTGGACCGGCTGGTCATGTGCGCCCGGGGCGTGCCCGACGACACCAAGCAGCTGGCGTCTTTTCTCCATGGCAACGCTTCGTTGCTCTTCAAAAGGACAaacaagcagcagcagctgccgCTGCCTCCCGTGCCGCACATCAGTGACCCGATGGGTCAGTtgaccaacaacaacaacggcTCGGCCTATCAGACGGCTACACCTGAGAGGGCCAACATCCAGTCCCGCCCACTGCCCTCGCCGCCCAAGTTCACGGCCGAGGAGGAGACTCCCGACCGGCCGTACGAGGTCACAGGGGAGGGCTGGATGGAGGACTATGACTATGTGCACTTACAG GGTAAGGAGGAGTTCGAGAAGAACCAGAGACAGCTTCTTGAGAAGGGGAACATCACCAGACAAAATAAGACTCAGCTGGAGCAACAGCAG CTCAAACAGTTCGAGAGGTTGGAACAGGAAGTGACCCGCCCGATCAACAATGACATCTCTGGCTGGACTCCGCCCACACACTATCCGCCACCGTCGCGCAGCAAGCTATGCGTGGGCGACCGGCAGCTGTTACTCTTCTATTCGGAGCAGTGTGAGGCCAACATCACCACGCTAACCAATGCCATCGATGccttcttctcctccatcaACAACAACCAGCCTCCCAAGATCTTCGTCGCCCACAGCAAGTTCGTCATCCTCAGCGCCCACAAGCTGGTCTTCATCGGAGACACGCTCTCGCGGCAGGCCAAGTGTCCCGAGGTGCGCAGCCGAGTGGCCCAGCACAGCAACGTCCTCTGCGACAAGCTCAAAGACATTGTGGTGAGCACCAAGACTGCAGCCCTGCAATACCCCTCGCCGGGGGCAGCCCGGGACATGACCGAGCGGGTACGGGAGCTGGCAGGC
- the bcar1 gene encoding breast cancer anti-estrogen resistance protein 1 isoform X2 produces the protein MQATAGQVFILQVLLLRNVLAKALYDNVAESPDELSFRKGDIMTVLERDTQGLDGWWLCSLHGRQGIVPGNRLKILVGMYDKQQQPSTPSPAQSHLSLPANAYTKPSPAAQYTAMHPAAPCTSLPGLYQVPAGSQGSQPKAPALTQKQGPGKYHAGGQDIYQVPPSMGGPGQEVYQVPHTAGGQDVYQVPPSMNQKPDIYQIPPSLDKRSWDSSKTLGKVVVPTRVGQMYVYDTPKMDQDEYDVPRHLPPSQEIYDVPPTRAQYNQQVYDTPPMAMKGPISRDAQEVYDTPPSIDKNQLLSQQMVYDFPPSVSKDVPDGPIREETYDIPPHFAKLKSLDCQIAASSEPPIPEDVYDVPPPPLTGKLQQEIYDIPTSLRKGGLPEQHATDVYDIPRERGPPGEESGDYIYDVPPQVVRDAAGSEELTVSFKRLSASSTGSTRSNLSTSSLDMVPVRESAGPARLLPLDLDQAMERLSRLQQGVESSASLLMSFISGNWRSATQMESNLPAIRQASERLRASVRDLLEFARGAVANAAQATDRTLQAKLSKQVQKMEEAFQSLVKHSQALDALGWAPAALMVPPAGGGGDDLDRLVMCARGVPDDTKQLASFLHGNASLLFKRTNKQQQLPLPPVPHISDPMGQLTNNNNGSAYQTATPERANIQSRPLPSPPKFTAEEETPDRPYEVTGEGWMEDYDYVHLQGKEEFEKNQRQLLEKGNITRQNKTQLEQQQLKQFERLEQEVTRPINNDISGWTPPTHYPPPSRSKLCVGDRQLLLFYSEQCEANITTLTNAIDAFFSSINNNQPPKIFVAHSKFVILSAHKLVFIGDTLSRQAKCPEVRSRVAQHSNVLCDKLKDIVVSTKTAALQYPSPGAARDMTERVRELAGCTQQFRMALNQMLTM, from the exons CGGCTGGTGGCTCTGCTCGCTGCATGGCCGGCAAGGCATTGTCCCGGGCAACCGGCTCAAGATCCTGGTGGGCATGTATGACAAGCAGCAGCAGCCTTCCACACCCAGCCCTGCCCAGAGCCACCTAAGCCTGCCAGCCAACGCCTACACCAAGCCCTCGCCGGCTGCTCAGTACACCGCCATGCACCCGGCCGCGCCTTGCACCAGCCTGCCCGGCCTGTACCAGGTGCCCGCCGGCTCCCAGGGGTCCCAGCCCAAGGCCCCCGctctcacacagaaacaagGCCCAGGCAAGTATCATGCAGGTGGGCAGGACATCTATCAGGTGCCCCCCTCCATGGGGGGTCCCGGCCAGGAGGTCTACCAGGTGCCGCACACAGCAGGAGGGCAGGACGTGTACCAGGTGCCCCCCTCTATGAACCAGAAGCCAGACATCTACCAGATCCCTCCGTCCTTGGACAAGAGGAGCTGGGACTCCTCCAAGACCTTGGGGAAG GTGGTGGTGCCCACTCGGGTTGGCCAGATGTACGTGTATGACACACCCAAGATGGATCAGGATGAGTATGACGTTCCCCGCCATCTGCCTCCCTCCCAGGAGATCTACGATGTCCCGCCCACCCGCGCCCAATACAATCAGCAG GTGTATGATACTCCTCCCATGGCAATGAAAGGCCCAATCAGCAGAGATGCACAGGAAGTCTATGACACACCCCCAAGCATCGACAAAAACCAGCTGCTTTCCCAGCAAATG GTGTATGATTTCCCTCCATCGGTGAGCAAGGACGTTCCTGATGGTCCCATTAGGGAGGAGACGTACGATATCCCCCCTCACTTTGCCAAACTGAAGAGTCTCGACTGTCAAATCGCTGCCAGTTCAGAACCACCAATCCCCGAAGACGTGTATGACGTGCCGCCTCCCCCTCTCACTGGGAAGCTCCAGCAGGAGATCTACGACATTCCCACCAGTCTGCGCAAGGGTGGCCTGCCCGAGCAGCATGCTACCGATGTCTACGATATCCCCCGTGAGCGCGGGCCGCCGGGCGAGGAGTCGGGCGACTACATCTACGACGTGCCCCCGCAAGTGGTGCGCGACGCGGCGGGCTCCGAGGAGCTAACGGTCAGCTTCAAGCGCCTGTCGGCCTCCAGCACGGGGAGCACGCGCAGCAACCTGTCCACGTCCTCGCTGGATATGGTACCGGTGCGCGAGAGCGCCGGGCCGGCCCGGCTGCTTCCGCTGGACCTGGACCAGGCCATGGAGCGCCTGTCCCGCCTGCAGCAGGGCGTGGAGAGCTCCGCCTCCCTGCTCATGTCCTTCATCAGCGGCAACTGGCGCAGCGCCACGCAGATGGAGTCCAACCTGCCCGCCATCCGGCAGGCGTCCGAGCGCTTGCGTGCCTCCGTCAGGGACCTTCTGGAGTTTGCCCGTGGGGCTGTGGCCAATGCCGCCCAAGCCACGGACCGCACGTTGCAGGCCAAGCTCAGCAAGCAGGTGCAGAAGATGGAGGAGGCCTTCCAGAGCCTGGTAAAGCATAGCCAGGCGCTGGACGCCCTGGGGTGGGCCCCTGCCGCCCTCATGGTGCCCCCTGCGGGCGGAGGAGGGGACGACTTGGACCGGCTGGTCATGTGCGCCCGGGGCGTGCCCGACGACACCAAGCAGCTGGCGTCTTTTCTCCATGGCAACGCTTCGTTGCTCTTCAAAAGGACAaacaagcagcagcagctgccgCTGCCTCCCGTGCCGCACATCAGTGACCCGATGGGTCAGTtgaccaacaacaacaacggcTCGGCCTATCAGACGGCTACACCTGAGAGGGCCAACATCCAGTCCCGCCCACTGCCCTCGCCGCCCAAGTTCACGGCCGAGGAGGAGACTCCCGACCGGCCGTACGAGGTCACAGGGGAGGGCTGGATGGAGGACTATGACTATGTGCACTTACAG GGTAAGGAGGAGTTCGAGAAGAACCAGAGACAGCTTCTTGAGAAGGGGAACATCACCAGACAAAATAAGACTCAGCTGGAGCAACAGCAG CTCAAACAGTTCGAGAGGTTGGAACAGGAAGTGACCCGCCCGATCAACAATGACATCTCTGGCTGGACTCCGCCCACACACTATCCGCCACCGTCGCGCAGCAAGCTATGCGTGGGCGACCGGCAGCTGTTACTCTTCTATTCGGAGCAGTGTGAGGCCAACATCACCACGCTAACCAATGCCATCGATGccttcttctcctccatcaACAACAACCAGCCTCCCAAGATCTTCGTCGCCCACAGCAAGTTCGTCATCCTCAGCGCCCACAAGCTGGTCTTCATCGGAGACACGCTCTCGCGGCAGGCCAAGTGTCCCGAGGTGCGCAGCCGAGTGGCCCAGCACAGCAACGTCCTCTGCGACAAGCTCAAAGACATTGTGGTGAGCACCAAGACTGCAGCCCTGCAATACCCCTCGCCGGGGGCAGCCCGGGACATGACCGAGCGGGTACGGGAGCTGGCAGGC
- the bcar1 gene encoding breast cancer anti-estrogen resistance protein 1 isoform X3, whose protein sequence is MNYLNVLAKALYDNVAESPDELSFRKGDIMTVLERDTQGLDGWWLCSLHGRQGIVPGNRLKILVGMYDKQQQPSTPSPAQSHLSLPANAYTKPSPAAQYTAMHPAAPCTSLPGLYQVPAGSQGSQPKAPALTQKQGPGKYHAGGQDIYQVPPSMGGPGQEVYQVPHTAGGQDVYQVPPSMNQKPDIYQIPPSLDKRSWDSSKTLGKVVVPTRVGQMYVYDTPKMDQDEYDVPRHLPPSQEIYDVPPTRAQYNQQVYDTPPMAMKGPISRDAQEVYDTPPSIDKNQLLSQQMVYDFPPSVSKDVPDGPIREETYDIPPHFAKLKSLDCQIAASSEPPIPEDVYDVPPPPLTGKLQQEIYDIPTSLRKGGLPEQHATDVYDIPRERGPPGEESGDYIYDVPPQVVRDAAGSEELTVSFKRLSASSTGSTRSNLSTSSLDMVPVRESAGPARLLPLDLDQAMERLSRLQQGVESSASLLMSFISGNWRSATQMESNLPAIRQASERLRASVRDLLEFARGAVANAAQATDRTLQAKLSKQVQKMEEAFQSLVKHSQALDALGWAPAALMVPPAGGGGDDLDRLVMCARGVPDDTKQLASFLHGNASLLFKRTNKQQQLPLPPVPHISDPMGQLTNNNNGSAYQTATPERANIQSRPLPSPPKFTAEEETPDRPYEVTGEGWMEDYDYVHLQGKEEFEKNQRQLLEKGNITRQNKTQLEQQQLKQFERLEQEVTRPINNDISGWTPPTHYPPPSRSKLCVGDRQLLLFYSEQCEANITTLTNAIDAFFSSINNNQPPKIFVAHSKFVILSAHKLVFIGDTLSRQAKCPEVRSRVAQHSNVLCDKLKDIVVSTKTAALQYPSPGAARDMTERVRELAGCTQQFRMALNQMLTM, encoded by the exons CGGCTGGTGGCTCTGCTCGCTGCATGGCCGGCAAGGCATTGTCCCGGGCAACCGGCTCAAGATCCTGGTGGGCATGTATGACAAGCAGCAGCAGCCTTCCACACCCAGCCCTGCCCAGAGCCACCTAAGCCTGCCAGCCAACGCCTACACCAAGCCCTCGCCGGCTGCTCAGTACACCGCCATGCACCCGGCCGCGCCTTGCACCAGCCTGCCCGGCCTGTACCAGGTGCCCGCCGGCTCCCAGGGGTCCCAGCCCAAGGCCCCCGctctcacacagaaacaagGCCCAGGCAAGTATCATGCAGGTGGGCAGGACATCTATCAGGTGCCCCCCTCCATGGGGGGTCCCGGCCAGGAGGTCTACCAGGTGCCGCACACAGCAGGAGGGCAGGACGTGTACCAGGTGCCCCCCTCTATGAACCAGAAGCCAGACATCTACCAGATCCCTCCGTCCTTGGACAAGAGGAGCTGGGACTCCTCCAAGACCTTGGGGAAG GTGGTGGTGCCCACTCGGGTTGGCCAGATGTACGTGTATGACACACCCAAGATGGATCAGGATGAGTATGACGTTCCCCGCCATCTGCCTCCCTCCCAGGAGATCTACGATGTCCCGCCCACCCGCGCCCAATACAATCAGCAG GTGTATGATACTCCTCCCATGGCAATGAAAGGCCCAATCAGCAGAGATGCACAGGAAGTCTATGACACACCCCCAAGCATCGACAAAAACCAGCTGCTTTCCCAGCAAATG GTGTATGATTTCCCTCCATCGGTGAGCAAGGACGTTCCTGATGGTCCCATTAGGGAGGAGACGTACGATATCCCCCCTCACTTTGCCAAACTGAAGAGTCTCGACTGTCAAATCGCTGCCAGTTCAGAACCACCAATCCCCGAAGACGTGTATGACGTGCCGCCTCCCCCTCTCACTGGGAAGCTCCAGCAGGAGATCTACGACATTCCCACCAGTCTGCGCAAGGGTGGCCTGCCCGAGCAGCATGCTACCGATGTCTACGATATCCCCCGTGAGCGCGGGCCGCCGGGCGAGGAGTCGGGCGACTACATCTACGACGTGCCCCCGCAAGTGGTGCGCGACGCGGCGGGCTCCGAGGAGCTAACGGTCAGCTTCAAGCGCCTGTCGGCCTCCAGCACGGGGAGCACGCGCAGCAACCTGTCCACGTCCTCGCTGGATATGGTACCGGTGCGCGAGAGCGCCGGGCCGGCCCGGCTGCTTCCGCTGGACCTGGACCAGGCCATGGAGCGCCTGTCCCGCCTGCAGCAGGGCGTGGAGAGCTCCGCCTCCCTGCTCATGTCCTTCATCAGCGGCAACTGGCGCAGCGCCACGCAGATGGAGTCCAACCTGCCCGCCATCCGGCAGGCGTCCGAGCGCTTGCGTGCCTCCGTCAGGGACCTTCTGGAGTTTGCCCGTGGGGCTGTGGCCAATGCCGCCCAAGCCACGGACCGCACGTTGCAGGCCAAGCTCAGCAAGCAGGTGCAGAAGATGGAGGAGGCCTTCCAGAGCCTGGTAAAGCATAGCCAGGCGCTGGACGCCCTGGGGTGGGCCCCTGCCGCCCTCATGGTGCCCCCTGCGGGCGGAGGAGGGGACGACTTGGACCGGCTGGTCATGTGCGCCCGGGGCGTGCCCGACGACACCAAGCAGCTGGCGTCTTTTCTCCATGGCAACGCTTCGTTGCTCTTCAAAAGGACAaacaagcagcagcagctgccgCTGCCTCCCGTGCCGCACATCAGTGACCCGATGGGTCAGTtgaccaacaacaacaacggcTCGGCCTATCAGACGGCTACACCTGAGAGGGCCAACATCCAGTCCCGCCCACTGCCCTCGCCGCCCAAGTTCACGGCCGAGGAGGAGACTCCCGACCGGCCGTACGAGGTCACAGGGGAGGGCTGGATGGAGGACTATGACTATGTGCACTTACAG GGTAAGGAGGAGTTCGAGAAGAACCAGAGACAGCTTCTTGAGAAGGGGAACATCACCAGACAAAATAAGACTCAGCTGGAGCAACAGCAG CTCAAACAGTTCGAGAGGTTGGAACAGGAAGTGACCCGCCCGATCAACAATGACATCTCTGGCTGGACTCCGCCCACACACTATCCGCCACCGTCGCGCAGCAAGCTATGCGTGGGCGACCGGCAGCTGTTACTCTTCTATTCGGAGCAGTGTGAGGCCAACATCACCACGCTAACCAATGCCATCGATGccttcttctcctccatcaACAACAACCAGCCTCCCAAGATCTTCGTCGCCCACAGCAAGTTCGTCATCCTCAGCGCCCACAAGCTGGTCTTCATCGGAGACACGCTCTCGCGGCAGGCCAAGTGTCCCGAGGTGCGCAGCCGAGTGGCCCAGCACAGCAACGTCCTCTGCGACAAGCTCAAAGACATTGTGGTGAGCACCAAGACTGCAGCCCTGCAATACCCCTCGCCGGGGGCAGCCCGGGACATGACCGAGCGGGTACGGGAGCTGGCAGGC